A genomic segment from Cervus elaphus chromosome 14, mCerEla1.1, whole genome shotgun sequence encodes:
- the FCMR gene encoding fas apoptotic inhibitory molecule 3 isoform X1 — translation MDLWLWALYFFPVVGALKVLPEVKMEGMLGGSITIECPLPETHVRIYLCRTIGESGRCTTVVSSSKFVREEFKHRVTLEQHPDRNLFLVEMTELAKSDSGVYACGVGRNTDQGKTQQITLTVHSVYEPSWEEAPTPEPPAWFHRFLQMHMPPWFQMPAHASSLEFISKVTTPAQRTDSPQAHQASPTPSITHRPQVSRASSVATAEPTIFLPSITTSKTSAQKGLLRLQTASYNHQTWLHRQRASNQGPGAVSGMEDQGVFVLIPTILGLILLALLGLLVKRIVQRRKALSRRVRRLAARMRTLDASQPALSRRPRVCRRPRTPSNIYSACPRRPRGVDAAGGGAAPPPDPGAPAASAPPRVSPAPSQVPEIPWPHVPSLKIDCEYVSFRHQPAAKGEDMDSNDYINVPCLTHLSSCAPGPRPWCQ, via the exons ATGGACCTGTGGCTTTGGGCACTTTACTTCTTTCCAG TAGTCGGAGCCCTGAAGGTCCTTCCAGAAGTAAAGATGGAGGGAATGCTGGGAGGGTCAATTACCATCGAGTGCCCACTTCCTGAAACGCATGTGAGGATATATCTGTGCCGGACCATTGGCGAGTCTGGAAGATGCACCACCGTGGTGTCCAGCAGCAAATTCGTCAGGGAAGAATTCAAGCACCGAGTGACCCTGGAGCAGCATCCGGACAGGAATCTGTTCCTGGTGGAGATGACAGAGCTGGCCAAGAGTGATAGTGGGGTCTATGCCTGTGGGGTGGGCCGGAACACAGACCAAGGCAAGACCCAGCAGATCACCCTGACTGTTCACAGCG TTTACGAGCCATCCTGGGAAGAAGCACCGACGCCTGAGCCTCCAGCATGGTTTCATAGATTTCTACAAATGCACATGCCTCCTTGGTTCCAGATGCCTGCACATGCCAGTTCTTTAGAATTCATATCCAAAG TAACCACACCAGCTCAAAGGACCGACTCTCCtcaagcacaccaggcctcccccaccccctccatcacCCACCGCCCCCAagtttccagggcatcttcagtagcaactgctgagcccaccaTCTTCCTGCCATCCATCACAACCTCCAAAACCTCAGCTCAGAAGGGGCTGCTCAGGCTCCAGACGGCCAGCTACAACCACCAAACCTGGCTTCACAGACAGAG AGCCTCCAACCAAGGCCCGGGCGCTGTGTCTGGGATGGAAGACCAAGGTGTCTTCGTCCTGATCCCCACCATCCTGGGTCTCATACTCCTGGCGCTTCTGGGGCTGCTGGTGAAAAGGATCGTTCAAAGACGGAAAG CTCTCTCCAGGCGGGTCCGCCGACTGGCCGCGAGGATGCGCACGCTGGACGCCTCCCAGCCGGCCCTGTCCCGGCGGCCGCGCGTGTGCCGGCGGCCGCGCACCCCGAGCAATATCTACAGCGCCTGTCCTCGGCGGCCCCGCGGGGTGGACGCGGCTG GTGGAGGGGCGGCACCGCCCCCAGACCCCGGAGCGCCCGCAGCCTCCGCCCCGCCGCGGGTAAGCCCCGCCCCGTCGCAG GTACCTGAAATTCCCTGGCCCCATGTCCCATCTCTGAAGATCGACTGTGAATATGTCAGCTTCCGCCACCAGCCTGCTGCCAAGGGAGAGGACATGGATTCCAATGACTACATCAATGTTCCCTGCCTGACTCACCTCTCCAGCTGTGCCCCTGGGCCCAGACCTTGGTGTCAATGA
- the IL24 gene encoding interleukin-24 produces MHVAALPCLSLILLLWSPGPWVQGQEFQFGPCRVEGVVLQKLWQAFWAVKDIVQAQDNITSVQLLRKEVLQNIPETESCHLIHALLRFYVNTVFKSYRDKAVKFGILKSFSTLANNFFVILSKLQASQEKMLSTRETARRRFLLFHRAFKQLDREAAVTKAFGEMDILLSWMEKFYQL; encoded by the exons ATGCACGTGGCTGCCCTTCCCTGCCTGAGTCTGATCCTGCTTCTCTGGAGCCCGGGGCCATGGGTCCAGGGACAAGAATTCCAGTTTGGGCCCTGCCGAGTAGAAGGTGTAGTTCTCCAGAAACTGTGGCAGGCCTTCTGGGCCGTGAAGGACATCGTG CAAGCCCAGGATAACATCACGAGTGTCCAGCTGCTGCGGAAAGAGGTTCTGCAGAACATCCCG GAGACTGAGAGCTGCCACCTCATCCACGCCCTGCTGAGGTTCTACGTGAACACTGTCTTCAAAAGCTACCGTGACAAGGCGGTTAAATTCGGGATCCTGAAGTCATTCTCTACTCTGGCCAACAACTTCTTTGTCATCTTGTCAAAACTGCAAGCCAGT CAGGAAAAGATGCTTTCCACCCGCGAGACTGCACGCAGGCGATTTTTGCTGTTCCACCGAGCATTTAAACAG TTGGACAGAGAAGCGGCTGTGACCAAAGCCTTTGGAGAAATGGACATTCTCTTGAGCTGGATGGAGAAATTCTACCAGCTCTGA
- the FCMR gene encoding fas apoptotic inhibitory molecule 3 isoform X2: MDLWLWALYFFPVVGALKVLPEVKMEGMLGGSITIECPLPETHVRIYLCRTIGESGRCTTVVSSSKFVREEFKHRVTLEQHPDRNLFLVEMTELAKSDSGVYACGVGRNTDQGKTQQITLTVHSVYEPSWEEAPTPEPPAWFHRFLQMHMPPWFQMPAHASSLEFISKVTTPAQRTDSPQAHQASPTPSITHRPQVSRASSVATAEPTIFLPSITTSKTSAQKGLLRLQTASYNHQTWLHRQRASNQGPGAVSGMEDQGVFVLIPTILGLILLALLGLLVKRIVQRRKALSRRVRRLAARMRTLDASQPALSRRPRVCRRPRTPSNIYSACPRRPRGVDAAGGGAAPPPDPGAPAASAPPRVPEIPWPHVPSLKIDCEYVSFRHQPAAKGEDMDSNDYINVPCLTHLSSCAPGPRPWCQ, translated from the exons ATGGACCTGTGGCTTTGGGCACTTTACTTCTTTCCAG TAGTCGGAGCCCTGAAGGTCCTTCCAGAAGTAAAGATGGAGGGAATGCTGGGAGGGTCAATTACCATCGAGTGCCCACTTCCTGAAACGCATGTGAGGATATATCTGTGCCGGACCATTGGCGAGTCTGGAAGATGCACCACCGTGGTGTCCAGCAGCAAATTCGTCAGGGAAGAATTCAAGCACCGAGTGACCCTGGAGCAGCATCCGGACAGGAATCTGTTCCTGGTGGAGATGACAGAGCTGGCCAAGAGTGATAGTGGGGTCTATGCCTGTGGGGTGGGCCGGAACACAGACCAAGGCAAGACCCAGCAGATCACCCTGACTGTTCACAGCG TTTACGAGCCATCCTGGGAAGAAGCACCGACGCCTGAGCCTCCAGCATGGTTTCATAGATTTCTACAAATGCACATGCCTCCTTGGTTCCAGATGCCTGCACATGCCAGTTCTTTAGAATTCATATCCAAAG TAACCACACCAGCTCAAAGGACCGACTCTCCtcaagcacaccaggcctcccccaccccctccatcacCCACCGCCCCCAagtttccagggcatcttcagtagcaactgctgagcccaccaTCTTCCTGCCATCCATCACAACCTCCAAAACCTCAGCTCAGAAGGGGCTGCTCAGGCTCCAGACGGCCAGCTACAACCACCAAACCTGGCTTCACAGACAGAG AGCCTCCAACCAAGGCCCGGGCGCTGTGTCTGGGATGGAAGACCAAGGTGTCTTCGTCCTGATCCCCACCATCCTGGGTCTCATACTCCTGGCGCTTCTGGGGCTGCTGGTGAAAAGGATCGTTCAAAGACGGAAAG CTCTCTCCAGGCGGGTCCGCCGACTGGCCGCGAGGATGCGCACGCTGGACGCCTCCCAGCCGGCCCTGTCCCGGCGGCCGCGCGTGTGCCGGCGGCCGCGCACCCCGAGCAATATCTACAGCGCCTGTCCTCGGCGGCCCCGCGGGGTGGACGCGGCTG GTGGAGGGGCGGCACCGCCCCCAGACCCCGGAGCGCCCGCAGCCTCCGCCCCGCCGCGG GTACCTGAAATTCCCTGGCCCCATGTCCCATCTCTGAAGATCGACTGTGAATATGTCAGCTTCCGCCACCAGCCTGCTGCCAAGGGAGAGGACATGGATTCCAATGACTACATCAATGTTCCCTGCCTGACTCACCTCTCCAGCTGTGCCCCTGGGCCCAGACCTTGGTGTCAATGA